Proteins encoded together in one Candidatus Methylomirabilota bacterium window:
- a CDS encoding ion channel, which yields MMHAVRPARKHLALLTALVGMMVAQPLVGHRSVAAGAVSDAVLSAICLYVFFIVFGERRQQRAALLLLLPAFASNFGIYVLPRGAHTASEVLYHCIMVAFLGFAVAVILRDIFAKSVIRGDDVIGTFCGYMLVALVWANLYTLTYLLVPGTFTVNPDIAWRLGEWHHRRALFEYLSFTTLTSLGYSDITPIGPPAYMLTWLEVMVGQFYMAVVVAQLVGLKLAQALRGGRPEAK from the coding sequence ATGATGCACGCCGTGCGGCCGGCGCGAAAACACCTGGCGCTCCTGACGGCGCTCGTCGGCATGATGGTGGCGCAGCCGCTCGTCGGCCACCGAAGCGTCGCGGCGGGCGCCGTCTCCGACGCCGTGCTCTCCGCGATCTGCCTCTACGTGTTCTTCATCGTCTTCGGGGAGCGACGGCAGCAGCGCGCGGCCCTGCTCCTCCTCCTCCCGGCCTTCGCGAGCAACTTCGGCATCTATGTCCTGCCCCGCGGGGCCCACACCGCGTCGGAGGTTCTGTACCACTGCATCATGGTGGCATTCCTCGGCTTCGCGGTGGCGGTGATCCTGCGCGACATCTTCGCGAAGAGCGTGATCCGCGGCGACGACGTCATCGGGACCTTCTGCGGGTATATGCTGGTGGCGCTGGTCTGGGCCAACCTCTACACGCTGACCTACCTGCTCGTTCCCGGCACCTTCACCGTGAATCCGGACATCGCGTGGCGGCTGGGCGAGTGGCACCACCGACGCGCGCTGTTCGAATACCTGAGCTTCACGACGCTGACAAGCTTGGGCTACAGTGACATCACCCCGATCGGCCCGCCCGCGTATATGCTCACGTGGCTCGAGGTGATGGTCGGGCAGTTCTACATGGCGGTGGTGGTCGCCCAGCTGGTCGGGCTCAAGCTGGCTCAGGCGCTCAGGGGGGGCAGACCCGAAGCGAAGTAG